From a single Miscanthus floridulus cultivar M001 chromosome 8, ASM1932011v1, whole genome shotgun sequence genomic region:
- the LOC136475035 gene encoding 18.6 kDa class III heat shock protein-like, giving the protein MTELFDTAVTSLLHLPEVLDRLAAADGDRRSGGHHPAHQHGHARVHGLGGGGAPVDIVETPGEYTFVVDVPGLSKSDIQVTLEEDRVLVMKGGSGKRKREEEEGEGEGCRYFRLERGAAPRSFARKFRLPEDADTGGVAARCENGVLTVTVKKLPPPDKKTKSVQVTIA; this is encoded by the exons ATGACGGAGCTGTTCGACACGGCCGTGACCAGCCTCCTCCACCTGCCGGAGGTGCTGGACCGCCTGGCCGCCGCGGACGGCGACCGGCGCTCGGGCGGCCACCACCCGGCGCACCAGCACGGGCACGCCCGCGTCCatgggctcggcggcggcggcgcgccggTGGACATCGTGGAGACCCCCGGCGAGTACACGTTCGTGGTCGACGTGCCCGGCCTCTCCAAGTCCGACATCCAG GTGACGCTGGAGGAGGACCGTGTGCTGGTGATGAAGGGCGGCAGCGGGAAGCGGAAGcgcgaggaagaggagggggagggggaaggGTGCCGGTACTTCCGGCTGGAGCGCGGCGCGGCGCCGCGGTCGTTCGCGCGCAAGTTCCGGCTGCCGGAGGACGCGGACACGGGCGGCGTCGCGGCGCGCTGCGAGAACGGCGTGCTCACCGTCACCGTCAAGAAGCTGCCGCCGCCGGACAAGAAGACCAAGTCCGTGCAGGTCACCATCGCCTAG